The following are from one region of the Nicotiana tabacum cultivar K326 chromosome 3, ASM71507v2, whole genome shotgun sequence genome:
- the LOC107773918 gene encoding uncharacterized protein LOC107773918, producing the protein MGVCGSKPKGCVGIKGRKFVHRKKHKISRSRNVSKSHSASHNLSKIEPSASADLSYNNPAFQGNAESWFDPEMVIESDCDDDFHSVQDVFSQNGSFSNGVSPRFSDFVYHNGNATSDLLAKHEQPFGCEEPNVVKEDVAKRNSSADSQFKSNNPQNEMGGPSPIDKTPRSMDRVGARVETGFFHNCGSQNPCLPCLACVASSDEKKKSLNPSSPRTRRKSSLTQMLSFKWRETTSSSALLSPKAVLQRPIAGSQIPCSPLERKMSDCWSSVEPNTFKVRGKNYFRDKKKEFAPNCAAFYPFGADVFLSARKIDHIARFVELPAIDSSSEVPAILVVNLQIPLYPPAIFQNEYDGEGMNIVLYFKLSDNYSKEMPVQFQENLQRLIHDEIEKIKSFPMDTNAPFRERLKFLGRVANMDDLQLSAAEKKLLNAYNEKPVLSRPQHEFYLGENYFEIDLDIHRFNYLARKGVESFKDRLKNCVLDFGLTIQGNKAEDLPENMLCCIRMKEIDYTKYHKLGF; encoded by the exons ATGGGAGTATGTGGATCGAAACCTAAAGGGTGTGTAGGAATTAAGGGGCGGAAATTTGTTCATAGGAAGAAACATAAAATTAGCAGAAGTAGAAATGTGTCAAAATCCCATTCGGCTTCTCATAATCTCAGTAAGATTGAACCATCTGCTTCTGCAGATCTTTCATACAATAATCCTGCATTTCAAG GAAATGCAGAGTCTTGGTTTGACCCCGAGATGGTGATTGAATCTGACTGTGATGATGATTTTCATAGCGTTCAAGATG TCTTTTCACAAAATGGTTCTTTTTCGAATGGGGTTTCTCCAAGGTTTTCTGATTTTGTGTATCACAATGGAAATGCTACTTCTGACCTCCTGGCAAAACATGAACAACCGTTTGGATGTGAAGAACCAAATGTTGTCAAAGAGGATGTTGCGAAAAGAAACTCATCAGCAGATTCTCAATTTAAGTCCAACAATCCTCAAAATGAGATGGGTGGCCCAAGCCCTATTGATAAAACGCCCCGAAGCATGGATCGAGTTGGTGCTAGGGTTGAAACGGGATTTTTCCACAATTGTGGAAGTCAGAACCCATGCCTGCCTTGTCTTGCTTGCGTTGCCTCTTCAGATGAAAAGAAAAAGTCGCTAAACCCAAGCTCACCACGCACCCGTAGAAAATCATCCCTAACGCAGATGTTATCCTTTAAATGGAGAGAAACAACTTCAAGTTCAGCATTAT TATCGCCAAAAGCCGTTCTGCAAAGACCAATAGCTGGTTCTCAAATTCCTTGCAGCCCGTTGGAGAGGAAAATGTCCGACTGCTGGTCATCAGTTGAGCCAAATACTTTCAAGGTCCGTGGTAAAAATTACTTCAG GGATAAGAAGAAAGAGTTTGCTCCAAACTGTGCTGCATTTTATCCTTTTGGGGCTGATGTATTCTTGTCAGCAAGGAAAATTGATCATATTGCACGTTTTGTGGAACTTCCAGCCATCGATTCATCTAGTGAAGTTCCTGCTATTCTTGTTGTGAATCTTCAG ATACCGTTATACCCTCCAGCAATCTTCCAGAATGAATACGATGGAGAAGGGATGAATATCGTTCTCTACTTCAAACTTTCAGATAATTACTCAAAAGAAATGCCAGTCCAATTTCAAGAAAATCTCCAG AGATTAATACATGACGAAATAGAGAAGATCAAAAGTTTTCCCATGGACACAAATGCACCCTTCAGGGAAAGATTGAAATTCTTGGGCCGAGTTGCAAACATGGATGATCTTCAATTAAGTGCAGCCGAGAAGAAACTCTTGAATGCATACAATGAAAAGCCTGTGCTCTCACGTCCTCAACATGAATTTTATTTG GGAGAAAACTattttgaaattgatttagacATTCACAGATTCAACTACCTCGCTAGAAAAGGAGTGGAATCGTTTAAAGACAGATTGAAAAACTGTGTCCTTGACTTCGGTCTGACAATTCAG GGAAACAAGGCAGAGGATTTGCCGGAAAATATGTTGTGTTGTATTAGAATGAAAGAGATTGACTACACCAAGTATCACAAACTTGGCTTCTAA